TCTTTTCGGTGCTCTTCCACATGGAGTCGTATATGACGAGCGCCTTGTCCCCGGCCTGGTGCCGGCTCCATTTGTCATACAGGCCGATAATTTTTGCCACCCCCTCCCCGCGCCAGATCAGGCCGTGGTCGGGCGCGATCATATCGATCTCGATGCCCAGTTCCGCGACTTTCGCCAGCAGCTTCTGGATATGCGGCGAAAAGACGGTCAGAATGTTGGCGAAATATTTCTGCGCATCACGCTTGATCTCGAAATCGTTCACCTCGTCGGCGTACTTCTCGGTGGAAGCGATATGCTGGCCGAAGGCGTCGGAAGAGATCAGAAGCTTGTCTTCGCCGATATAGGAAAACATCGAGTCCGGCCAGTGGAGCATCGGCGTCTCAATGAAGGTCACCGTCTTTTTCCCGAGTTTTAAAGTGTCGCCGGTCTTGACGATCTCGAAGGGCAGATCCTCACGATGAAAATGCTCAACTAAAGCCCGGTGGCCGTTCCTTGAACAGAAGATCTTCTCGGGCTTGATCAGGTCGATGATCTCCGGGAACGCTCCCGAGTGATCCATCTCGACATGATTGACGATCAGGTAATCAATCTTTTCGGGATCGACCAGCTGGCGGATCTCGTAGAGCAGATCATTCTTGAAATCACTTTTGACGGTATCGAAGAGAGCGACCTTCTCGTCCTTTATCAGGTAAGCGTTGTAGGTCGTTCCTTTTTCGGTGGAGTAGCCGTGAAAATCCCGGATGTTCCAGTCAACCGCGCCAACCCAGAATACATTGTCCTTGATCTCGATGTGTCCCATTTCTCCCTCCATGATGCTCGCCGGTCCGGCAGGGTAACCGGTTTTCCAGCCTGATTGTCATTAATATCAATTATTACCAATTAACTAAATTCTAAATTAGCAAACCAGGTGATTTTGCGCCAAAGGTATTTTCTTATTGCCACCGGGGAGACTTGCCCGGCGAGGGGATTATCGTAAAGATCCCTGTGGGAACACCCTCTCCTCCGCTGACAACCCCGGCGTCAAAACATGCACACCCTGTATTCCAGAAGCGGGACAGAATCAATGATCCGGGATCCCGCTTCAGCAGGACAGGATTATTTTGCCGGCACCGGCAGCGTGAAAATTCTCTGCCCCATTTCCTGATCGAGGACAAAGAGGGTGTTTGAATCCTTGCCGATCAGCTTGAGTTTGTCGAGCACTGCACCCACCCCCGCCTCTTCTTCAACCTGCTCGGAGACGAACCACTGCAGATAGATGGAGGTGGCATGATCGCGTTCCTCATGGGCCAGATCAACAAGCTTGTTGATCAGCCCGGTCACCTTCTGCTCATGCTTCAGGGTTTCGGCAAACACCTCCTGGACAGACTTCCAGTCGGTCGGCGGCTTGTCGATCGCTTCCAGAATCACCCGGCCGCCCCGCTCATTGACAAAATCAAAGAGCTTGGAACCATGAAACATCTCCTCCTGGACCTGCTGTTTCATCCAGTTCGCAAAACCGGGCAACCCCTTGTTCGCAAACCAGGCCGACATGGAATAATACATGTAGGAAGAGTAAAGTTCGGCATTGATCTGCCCGTTTAAGGCCTTTTCCATTTTCTTGCTTATCATTTCAGCTGCTCCAGTAGGAAGTGAAATATGAACTGCTGTTAACCTCCCAAACCTGTAACAGGTCGCAGGATGCCGAAAATGCACGGCAGAAGTCTGTCAGCTATAGCCCAGCTCTGCTGACAGACTGATAACGAAGCAGGTTCGGTATCATGAGACCTGTTATCCTCAGTTGCTCCAGAGTCCGTGCAAATTGCAGTACGCTCTGGCCTTGGCGGAACCGGCGCCGACCTTGAAGCTTGCTTCCGGTTTATCGCCCGGTTTTAAGTCCTGCCGATACACGGCACTGCCGACAATGAGTTCGATCCATTCGATATAATGCTCGTCGGTCATCGGGTGGGCCACCGAACCGACCTTTACGGTGTAGCCGCCGTCAACCTTTTCCACCACCGGCACATGTTTTTCTTTGGCCGCATCGGTGGTGTTCTCCTTCAACAGAGCCATCGGCTTACCGCAGCAGACCAGCTCCCCCGCTCCCGCATGGAGAACCTCAACAATATTGCCGCACAGTGAACACTTGTACACTCCCATTTTCTCAGCCATGTTTCATTTCCTCTCAGTAATTATTTTTTCTTCTTTCGCTCAACCTTACAAACCAGAAAACTGGCAAATAAGGTGCCGCTACGATTGTCTTTACCAGTTTTCAGCCTTCACCTCGAAATGCGCCTGCGGATGAGCACAGGCGGGGCATGTTCCGGGAGCTTCGTTGCCGGTATGGGTATACCCGCAGTTGTTGCATTTCCAGGTGGTCGCCTTGTCCTTCTTGAAGACTTTACCGTTCTCGATATTGGCGGCGAGAGCCAGGTAGCGCCCTTCATGCATTTTCTCGGCCACCGCAATGGACAGCATCGCCGCCGCTACTTCCGGAAAACCCTCTTCTTTGGCAATGGCCGCAAACTCCGGATACATGGTCGTATACTCATAATTTTCACCACCTGCGGCCTCCCGCAGGTTTTCCACGGTGGTGCCGATTTTTCCTGCCGGATAGGACGCGGTGATCTCCACCTCACCGCCTTCCAGAAATTTGAACAGTCTTTTCGCGTGTTCTTTCTCCTGATTGGCGGTTTCTTCAAAAATATTGCTGATCTGGACAAAGCCTTCTTTCTTTGCCTGGCCGGCAAAATAGGTGTAGCGATTTCTCGCCTGGGACTCACCGGCAAAAGCGGTCAGAATGTTTTTCTCGGTCCGTGTTCCTTTTAACGATGCCATTGACTCCTCCATTATAAGATTTGTTTGAGCAGACGAGCCACCCAACTTAAACTTAATAAATAAATCAAAAATATAACCTGACAGTGGATCATATAATTTTTTCCCGGAAATGGGGAAAAATAAATCCGGCGAAGCCGGATTTATTTCCTTTCAATCCAACCGGAACATCCCTGGACACTTACAGCGCCCAACTGCCAAGAGACTCACACACCCATTCTTTTAGCGGCTGGTTCAGCGCATGGACTCCTACACCGGGTCGATACCCATCCTCCCGGGATGCTTCATGGAAGAGATCCGCCGGCACTTCTACCTTGGCAATATCCTCGGCGCCCTCGACGGTCCTTCTGACCAGGGTCACTACGGTCGGGTTCTCCTCCCAGTCATACAGCACGAAATAGATGGATTCCTGATCCTGGCTGCTGACAAAATCATGCCCCCGGATCCAGCCGGTGCCCCACTCCAGATACATTTCGATCGCTTTTTCCGGAGTCATGCTCCAGTCGATCTCATTGACCAGACTTCTGTTGGCTTTCAATTCCTCTGCGCTCAACATGATCCACCTCCATCATTTCACTTTTTACCTGAAGTCATTTTCAGCTGACAAACCCAAAAATTGCCACTTACAACGGAACTGTTTCCCGGCTCGCCAAAACGCCTGAAGTGATCTAAAGTTCAAAGAGCCCTGTGTGACTGGTGCAACAATCAAAGGGACAAAACTTAAGGCACTCCTAACTTTAGGCACTTCCAACTTCTGTCCATAAGCTCTCAAGCAATCCGGGGTCATTTCATATCCAGCAAACTCCGGGTTCCGAATCCTCCCGGACTACTCATACTTCCAGAAATCCTCCTTGGCCGCGCCGCAGGTCGGGCAGACCCAGTCGTCCGGCAGATCGGCAAACGCGGTTCCGGGCTCGATTCCGTTCTCAATATCGCCTTCCGCCGGGTCATAAATATAGCCGCAGGGGCATTCGTACTTGTCCATTTTTTCTCTCCTTACTTTTGTTTTATGAGTGAATACGCTTTCACAAAAAGACCGTTACTTATGTTTGGCCAGATATTCAGCCACTCCTGCTGCCGTCGGCTTCATCCCCTCTTCACCAGGTTTCCAGTTGGCGGGGCAGACATCACCGTATTTTTCGGTGAACTGCAGGGCATCAAGCAGCCTAATCACTTCATCAACACTTCTGCCGAGGGGCAGATCATTGACCAGCTGGTGGCGGACAACCCCTTCCTTATCAATCAGGAAAAGACCCCGCAGTGCAACTCCACCCGGGAGAAGAACACCATAAGCATCGGATATCGACTTATCCAGATCGGCAACCAGCGGAAAGCTGATGGAACCGATCCCGCCCTGCTCGACCGCAGTATTTTTCCAGGCAAAATGGGTGTACTGGGAGTCAACCGAGACGCCGATCAACTCGGCATTGCGACTCTTGAAGGCCTCCACCTCCCTGTTGAATGCCAGAATCTCGGAAGGGCAGACAAAGGTGAAGTCAAGGGGGTAGAAGAACAGGACCACATATTTCCCCCGGTATGAGGAAAGAGACAGTTCTTCAATTGCGTTATTACCCATCACGGCCTGGGCGGTAAAATCGGGGGCTTCTTTGGTGACTAATACGGACATTTTCTTCTCCTTGATTGTTTGTTTCAGTTTGCGCTTGGCTGGTTTGTGTTACAGGCACCGTTGCATTCATCCCATTTCCCCGACCGGCAGTGCGCCTCTTTTTCGGCCTCCGCTATTTTGCGGAGCTTGTACGCGCAATCCTGAAGAACACCATACAGCAGACGACAGCCGTCATCTTCAGCGGCGTCCTGACCTTGATCGGCGAGAATGATCATTTCCCGAACCAGTTCCAGAACTTTTTTTATACAGAGATTGTTTTGTTTCATGATCTTCTGACAATACAAACCGCGTGCCAACATGAGGCGAGCCACCATTTATTTAATTTTTCTCTAATAATATCAGGATGATAAACGAGATACTGAGCGGAAAGATTTTCAATGCGGAATGCCACAGAACTGTCTCTCCAGCAACGGTTTTGAGACACACGCCGGATCCTGAGGCAGATTCGATAAAAGTTAAGATATTGATATTAATGCCAAAAACAAGAAAATCCCGGGAGTGCTGTCTCAAAAATCAACACAAGAGACAGTTGAGACAGTTTTGAGACAGCAACAGAAACGGGGGGAATGCGGCTGGATTCCTTATTACACAACTTTCCGAGTTTGGCTAATCTCCCGATCATAAAGGGTTTCGGCGATTTGTTAATGCATGTGTTCCACAACTAGCCGGAAACCAGGAGTCAGAAGCCAGGAGAAAAGCGTAAAGCTTAAGTTGAGCAGCTGGCCTGCTCTTACCGATGAGCGAGTATGCAAGACATCGAGACGTACACCTCAAGGGGGTACCGAAGAGAGTCCCCGCAGAGTGAAAAAATCAGTCGTTCTGGCTACTGGCTACTGGCTTCTGAATTCTCATCATGGAATGTCACTACGACTCTGAACCATTTTATAACAGCAAATCAACGCCATAAGACATTTCGGAAAGTTGAGTTATTATGAATATCACTCTCGATCAGCTAAAAACTCTTCGCCAGTTCGACACGATTACTATCATCCTTCGACAGGCTCAGGATGAGCGGAATTACTATTATCCCGAAGATGCTGATGTCCCGATCATCTGATCCTGTTCGCCCGGTGATCCTGACCGCGCATGTGTCGAACAGCCAAAGCCGCCCATCCCGAGTCCTTCGTAGGACCATCCCGAGCCTGCCGAATCCCCCCGCTCATCCTGAGCCTGTCGAAGGACCATCCCAAGCCTGTCGAGTCACCCCGCTCATCCTGAGCTTGGCGAAGGATCATCCTGGGCTTGTCGAAGGATGGCTTCTCTTCTTTACCGCCCCAAGCGGGTTTCAACACCAGATCATTTCTCAAGCTTTTCACCAAGCTTGTCAAAGGAACGGTCCAGGGTATCACCGAACTTATCCAGCCCTTCAACGGTTTTTTCGCCCCCTTTTTTCAGTCCTGCCCCCATTTTTTCAAGGGCGCCGGATGTTTTGTCAGCCCCCTTGACCACCCCCTGCTGGGTTTTTTCAGCAGCTTTGCCGACCCCCCGCTCCATATTCTTCCCGGCCCGGTCCATTTTGCTTCCTGCACCACAGGCCGTAAATGAAACCAGAACCAGAACCGCGGAAAGATACATCATCAGTTGTTTTTTCATGCATCCACCTGTCATCAGTTTTTCATCAGTATATCATCTGATCACATCTCAATTTCAATTCGCTATACTCATTATCCGAGCGCGGAATCGCAGTAGACACCCACTGGAGGGATTGATCTGACCCGGAATCCATGAACCCATCCGGGAACTAGCGCACAACCTCCGGATGAGCATCCAGAAATCGATAGAGGGTCGCCCGGCCGACCCCGAGAATTTTTGCCGCCTGCAGCCGGTTGTTACCGGTTTCCTGCAGCGCGGTTCTTACCCGATCCACAGACAGCCTCGTTCTTCTTTTTTCAGTCAGCCGAATGGCCGGAAGTGTTCCCGCCACGATATTCCGGACATTCTCCGGCAGGTGATGGGGCCGGGCGACCGTGTCGCGGCAGCGAACCATCAGAAAACGGATCACGTTCTGGAGTTCCCTGACGTTCCCCGGCCAGTCATAGCCGAGCATCAGGTCAAGCGTTTCCGGGGCCAGGGAAAAATGCTCACGCCCTTCCTCCCGGTTTCCCTGTTCAATAAAATGGCTGGCCAGCAGCGGGATGTCCGCTCTTCTTTCCCGCAGGGGCGGCAACGAAACCGGGACCACACAGAGCCGATAGAAGAGGTCTTCGCGAAACCTCCCCTCGGCAATCTCCTTTCGCAGCTCTTTATGGGTCGCCGAAACAACCCTGACATCCACCTTGACAAGCTCTTCCCCGCCCACCCGATGGAAGGTTCCGTCCTGCAGGACCCGCAGGAGCTTCACCTGCATGGCGAGGGAAATATCTCCGATCTCATCGAGGAAAATGGTCCCGCCGTCCGCCAGTTCGAAGCGCCCTTTTTTGTCCCGGATCGCCCCGGTGAAGGCCCCCCGGACATGACCGAACAGCTCACTTTCCAGAAGATTTTCCGGCAAGGCGCCGCAGTTGATCGGCACGAAAAGTTTGCGCCCCCGGCTCCCCTCATTATGAATGGCCGCCGCCACCAGCTCCTTGCCGGTGCCGGATTCACCATTGATCAGGACCGGCACCGTGCTGTCGGCAAGCTCCCGGATCGTCTGATACACTTCCTGCATCCTTGAGTCGCGGCCGATAATTCCTGAAAACCTCTCGATTTCGCCCAGCCGGCTGGCCATTGCCATCTCCCGCGACCGGTCCCGGAAAGAGGCGACCACCCCCTGGACCGCACCGAGTCGGTCGGTGACCGGGGTGACGCTCATCTCAAGATGCCGCAGCTCTCCGGAACCGCTGGTAAATTGCAGATGATATGGTGTTGCCGGAAGAACAGGAGGGCGGTCCGCGTTGCAGAAGGAACAATTCCCGCCGCAGAAACTGCCGGGGAAAACCTGATGGCAATCCCGGCCCAGAACCTCGTGCCGCGAATAGCCGGTGATCCGCTCCGCGGCCTTGTTGAAAAAGAAGATCCGCCGATCATTGTCGTGGGCGATGATCCCTTCCTGGAGGTTATCGAGCACCAGTTCGGAATTCCGCCGCGCCCCGATCAGGGTCTCCAGATAGACGTCATGCAAACTCCCGATCCGCTCCCGAATTTCCCGGATCATGGCCTCGTGACTTACGCTTTTGCTCCCCTCCCAGCGCAGAACCGGCGGCAGGCCGGGCAATGGGGGAAATTGCGCGCCTTCGGCCTCGCCGATGAAAACCGCCAGATCAAAACCGAAGAGATCAATATGTTCCGTGGTGATCATCTTTCCGGACCAATTGAGACCTTTTTTCCCGGGAACCTTCTTCTGCTTTCCTTCCGGTACCGCAACTACCGTTTCAATGGTCTCTGACGCCATACTGGACGCGGCGGCAATCGCCTGCTCAGGAAACTTTTCCGAGATGAAGATCACCCGGCAGCCGATCTTTTTATTGTTCTTGCCCATGATGCTATATAAGCCGGAAGTGTCTCACAAGTCAACAGAACGAGACAGTCCGTCGCTGAAATTGAAGCTCCCCGCGGCAGATCAGCACGAGACTTCGAGCCACGGGGAATCTCCGGATGGAAGGTTGCTTGTTGCATCAGATTCGCTCACTCACCCCGCAGCAGATAGCGCAGACTTCGAGCTGCGGGGAATGCGTTTCGCTGTGCATGTTCAGGAATCATTGTTATGGCGGAACGACCGGATATGTTATAAAAAGCCGTGCTCGACGACAACAGGTTGCAGGAAATGCTGAAACATGGCATAAGCTTCGCGAAATCACTACCGAAAAAATGATTGTGGGGAAAGCGTCCGGACTATAAACAGGAATTCCCGCTATACTGCGCAATAACCATATCCCTGTTTTTTATAACGCACCTTCCACAACTTTTAACTCTTCACTTTTAACTTTTAACTATTAAAAAGCCATGACCTTCTCCTGCAAAAATCACGATTTTGAGACCGATATCTGCAAAAAACTGAAGTCCCGCTGCATCATGGGCCGCCCCGGCTGCGTGCTGGAAGGGAAGGTGTCGGTGAGCGAAGAGACCCTGAAGATGCTCCTTGAGCTGGAAGAAAATAAAAAATCCCGACAGGGAAATTGCCGAAACCGCAAAAAGGACCAAGAAGGGTGAACCGCAACATTTTTTTACTCAGCATCTGCCAGGCATTGGGCATGGCCGCTGCCCCGATGATCGTGCTGGTCGGCGGAATTATCGGTTCCGATCTTGCCCCGAGCGCCTCCCTAAGCACCCTGCCGCTCGCGATCATGGTTGTCGGCGGTGCTCTTTTCAGCCTGCCCGCCGCCCTCTTAATGGGGAAGGTGGGACGCCGCTACGGTTTCATGACCGGTTCCGCCCTTGCCCTCGCCGCCTCGCTGCTCGCCATCCAGGCCATCATCACCATGAACTTTTATCTGTTCTGTCTGGCCACCCTCGGCATCGGCGGCAACATGGCCTTTATCCAGCAGTACCGGTTTGCCGCCGCCGAGAGCGTCACCCCGGAGCGGGTGGGCCGGGCCATCTCCATGGTTCTGGTGGGCGGGATCATGGCGGCACTGATCGGCCCGGAACTTGCCAAACACTCCAGGGACTGGCTTCCCCTCGGTCCATACAGCGGCTCCTTTGCCTCGCTTGCGGCAATTTACGTGATCAACATTGTCCTGCTCTCTTTTCTTTCCGTGACCATGAAAGAAAACGCTGTCGTCACCGGCATAAAACGGCCGTTTGCGCAAATGGCTTTCCAGCCCCTCTTCCTGACTGCCGTCCTTGCCGGCCTGGTCGCTTACTCGGTCATGACCTTCATCATGACCGCCACTCCGATCAGTATGCATATCATCGACGGCTTTTCCCTGGACGATACCGCCTGGGTTGTTGAATGCCATGTGATGGCCATGTTCATCCCGTCGCTGTTCAGCGGATTTCTGATTGATCGCTTCGGCATCGGTAAGATCATGATCACCGGTATTCTGCTGATGACCCTCTGCGTGCTGGTCGCTCTCTACAATCAGCATCTGATCCACTACTGGGGCGGGTTGGTGCTGCTCGGCATCGGCTGGAATTTTCTTTTTGTCGGCGGCACCGCGCTTCTCACCAGATCATACCTGCCCAATGAACGGTTCCGGGCCCAGGCGGTAAATGACTTCACCGTTTACTCTTTCCAGGCGGCGGCCTCCCTTTCAGCCGGGGCGGTGATCTATCTCGTCGGCTGGAAAACACTCAATCTGATCTCCCTGCCGCTGCTGATGCTTATGCTGATTATTGTCTTCAGAGCAAACCCTTCACAACCCATCACCGAAAAGTAAACCACGAGCCCGCCCTATGACTGCAAAGAAAATAATAGTGATCGGCGGCGGGCCTTCCGGGTTGATGGCGGCCGGGCAGGCCGCCCTGGCCGGGGCGGAAGTGCTGCTGCTGGAGAAAATGAAGCGCCCCGGCCGCAAGCTCTGTATCTCCGGCAAGGGCCGCTGCAACATCACCAATATCGCCGACAAAGTTGATTTCATGGCCCATTTCGGCCGAAGCGGCCGCTTTCTGCACCAGGCCTTCGCCCGCTTTTTCAACACCGAGCTGCTGGATTTTCTCCACCGCCTCGGCCTTGAAACGGTTGCCGAACGGGGCGGCCGGGTCTTTCCCAAAAGCGGCAAGGCCCATGAAGTGTTGGACGCGCTGCTCGCCTGGGTGGAAAGCTGCGGTGTCAAAATCAGCAGCTCCTCTCCGGTCGATGATCTGCTGATCGAAGACGGGAAAATTGTCGGCGTCAGGTGCGGCAGCAAAACAATTTCCTGCCGGGCGGTGATTCTCGCCACCGGCGGCGCATCCTACCCGGCGACCGGCTCCACCGGTGACGGCTACCGGATGGCCGAAAAAGCGGGGCACACCATCAAAGAGATCAGACCGGCCCTGATCCCCCTTGAAACCGCGGGCAGTCTCGCCAACCGCCTTGCCGGTCTCGACCTGCGGAATATCAGGGTCCGGACCATTATCGACGGCAAACGGAAAAAAGAGCTGTTCGGCGAAATGTCCTTCACCCGGACCGGGGTGTCCGGCCCGGTGATCCTGACTTTAAGCGGAGAGATTGTCGATCATCTGCAACGGGGCGCAAAAATTGAACTGGCAATCGACCTGAAACCGGCCCTTGACGAACAGAAACTCGATGCACGCCTGCAGCGGGATATCGCAAGTCGCGGCAAGGAATCCGTCGAAAGTATGTTGCGGGGGCTTTTACCGAAAGAAATGATCCCGGTTTGCCTTGAACAGACCGAAATAGCCGGTGACAAGCAGGTCCACACCATCAGCGCTCAGGAGAGAAAGACCATCCGAAACTGGCTGAAGGAGCTCCGCCTTGAAGTAACCGGCCACCGGCCAATAAAGGAAGCCATCGTCACCGCCGGTGGCGTTAATACCAAAGAGATCGACCCCAACACCATGGAATCAAAACTGGTTCGAGGACTCTATATTACCGGAGAACTGCTGGACATCCAGGGCGATACCGGCGGCTACAATCTGCAGGCGGCCTTCTCCACCGGCTGGCTCGCCGGACGCGCCGCCGCCGCAAAACAGGACCCTGTTTTGCGGCAATGAAAAATGAAGAATGAAAAATGAAAAATGAAATGTATGAACCCACATTCGATCTGACAATTCTCACCTCCTGATTTTAATCAAATCTGACAAACCCAAAGTAGAGATATTCTGTTGATCCCTTGCCAGATCCTTAACCCATCATGTCATTCAAAAAGTTATGATGTTCAGTAATTATCAAAACTTTGGTGCAATTTATTCCCTCTGTCGACAATGTGTATTCCTGACAATCAATACATTTTGGAACTGTACGTAACAAAATTAAGATGTGACTGATCTTTGGAAATCATTCATTATCTGTCTGTTTTTTCTTACAAAAAGAGAAAAGGAGGCAGATATGGATTCACCGCAGTATTCAATCCGATACACATTTTCCTATTCTGGAAGGCACGAATTTCCGATTTCGTTCAATAGTCATGATTTCTGTGGAAATTATGGACTTCCCCAACCGGAACTGCCTCCAACACCGATCACTCACTATCGCCAAGAAAAGACGATCGTTTACGATCACCTTCTCAATAAACTGGGAGAAAGCAATTTCCCTGGGAAAGAGTATGTAATCAGCTATCTGAAGGATAAGTATCGCCGGAATTTGAGTCCCCGTACTCTTTTGGCAAGTGTATACTCGGTCAGGTTGTTCTTGCTGTTTCTGGAAAAGAATGGCCGCCGTGACATATTGGATCTTTCTCGCCGGGACATAGAAGCATATGTCGAGCATGAGCAAGACCGTGGTTTAAAGGTGCTATCAATCAAGACCAGGCTTGTCTCGTTGTATGCGTTTCTCAACTTCCTGGTTAAATCGCATGTCTTGCCCCCAATGATTTTGGAGCGGAAAATAAGGATCAAAACACCTTCGTCTTTGCCCAGAGCAATTGCCTTCGATGATCTAACAAAATTTCTTTCGGGCATATCCGAGATCCGCGACCGTGCGCTGATAATGCTTTTGTTGCGGACTGGCATGCGAATCGGGGAGCTGCTTGCCCTCCAGGTCACCGATATCAACCTCGACGAACAGAAAATCTGCATTTACATCGGGGAGAAAAATGCCCAAGGCAGAGTGGTGTATTTCTGCGATGATGCAAAGGAAGCATTGCTCGCCTGGCTGCGAATCCGTAATCCGGAAGCAGAGCCTCTTTTTTATGGTCGTAACAGTCAACCGCTCTCTTACGCCGGCGCTCGCAAGTTGTTTCTGAAACATCTGAAAAAAGCAGGGCTGGCCGCGAAAGGCTACTCGATACATCAATTGCGGCACACATTTGCCACCGAACTTTTGAACGTCGGGATGAGGCTTGAGGTGCTGCAGCAACTGCTGGGGCATTCAACCATTGAGATGACGCGTCACTATGCGAGGTTGACGGATAAAACACGGGAGGAAGAATATTTTCGAGCTATCAATCGCATTGAAAGGGAGGGATCGCATGGACTTTACTGACAGCATTATCCAGTATCGGCGATATTTGAAGCGGCGGAATCTCTCTCAATGCACAATCAGGAACTACCTGAACAGCCTGAAACATTTTTTAACCTGGCTCGAAGTTCCAGTTGAACTGGTCACTCATCGAGAGATAAGTTGCTATATCGAACGATTGCAGCGCCAAGGGAAACACCCAAAGACCATTAATTGCCAGTTGAACGGCATCCGAAGTTATTACAATTTCTTGCGTTATGAAGAGGGGGCATCCTTACAAAACCCCGTCAGGACAGGTAGCGCACTGCGGCTTCCCAAACCTCTTCCCCGGTATCTTCAAGACAACGAAGTTGATAAATTGTTTGCTGCACTGAAAACACGCCGTGACAGGGCAATGTTCTTGCTCATGTTGCGTTGTGGGTTGCGGGTGGGAGAGGTCGCGGCGCTTTGCATTGACGCAATAGACCAGAAGAGGCAGCGATTACTTGTAAAAAACGGCAAGGGGAGTAAAGATCGGACTGTTTATCTAAGCAGGGATTCGCTTTGTGCCCTAAACGATTACTTGAAAATCCGCCCAGCTTCTAATTCTTCAGGAGTGTTCCTGGTAGAGAAAGGGAAGCATCGGGGTTCCCCTATATCTGTTCGGGGTATCCAAAAACGTATTGAGTATTATACGAAGAAAGCCGGGGTGAAGGCTTCATGCCATCATCTGCGGCATACCATGGCGACCCAGTTGCTC
The window above is part of the Pseudomonadota bacterium genome. Proteins encoded here:
- a CDS encoding FprA family A-type flavoprotein codes for the protein MGHIEIKDNVFWVGAVDWNIRDFHGYSTEKGTTYNAYLIKDEKVALFDTVKSDFKNDLLYEIRQLVDPEKIDYLIVNHVEMDHSGAFPEIIDLIKPEKIFCSRNGHRALVEHFHREDLPFEIVKTGDTLKLGKKTVTFIETPMLHWPDSMFSYIGEDKLLISSDAFGQHIASTEKYADEVNDFEIKRDAQKYFANILTVFSPHIQKLLAKVAELGIEIDMIAPDHGLIWRGEGVAKIIGLYDKWSRHQAGDKALVIYDSMWKSTEKMAKAIASELARGGFEVKMKNLKVNHRSDIMTDVLDARALILGSSTLNNNMLPKMADFLTYFKGLRPKNKVVACFGSYGWSGEAVKHINEAIEGIKLPLAHPGLKVKNVPREEDFDACRQLARDVIAAAKELE
- a CDS encoding rubrerythrin family protein; this encodes MASLKGTRTEKNILTAFAGESQARNRYTYFAGQAKKEGFVQISNIFEETANQEKEHAKRLFKFLEGGEVEITASYPAGKIGTTVENLREAAGGENYEYTTMYPEFAAIAKEEGFPEVAAAMLSIAVAEKMHEGRYLALAANIENGKVFKKDKATTWKCNNCGYTHTGNEAPGTCPACAHPQAHFEVKAENW
- a CDS encoding NAD(P)/FAD-dependent oxidoreductase; the encoded protein is MTAKKIIVIGGGPSGLMAAGQAALAGAEVLLLEKMKRPGRKLCISGKGRCNITNIADKVDFMAHFGRSGRFLHQAFARFFNTELLDFLHRLGLETVAERGGRVFPKSGKAHEVLDALLAWVESCGVKISSSSPVDDLLIEDGKIVGVRCGSKTISCRAVILATGGASYPATGSTGDGYRMAEKAGHTIKEIRPALIPLETAGSLANRLAGLDLRNIRVRTIIDGKRKKELFGEMSFTRTGVSGPVILTLSGEIVDHLQRGAKIELAIDLKPALDEQKLDARLQRDIASRGKESVESMLRGLLPKEMIPVCLEQTEIAGDKQVHTISAQERKTIRNWLKELRLEVTGHRPIKEAIVTAGGVNTKEIDPNTMESKLVRGLYITGELLDIQGDTGGYNLQAAFSTGWLAGRAAAAKQDPVLRQ
- a CDS encoding MFS transporter codes for the protein MNRNIFLLSICQALGMAAAPMIVLVGGIIGSDLAPSASLSTLPLAIMVVGGALFSLPAALLMGKVGRRYGFMTGSALALAASLLAIQAIITMNFYLFCLATLGIGGNMAFIQQYRFAAAESVTPERVGRAISMVLVGGIMAALIGPELAKHSRDWLPLGPYSGSFASLAAIYVINIVLLSFLSVTMKENAVVTGIKRPFAQMAFQPLFLTAVLAGLVAYSVMTFIMTATPISMHIIDGFSLDDTAWVVECHVMAMFIPSLFSGFLIDRFGIGKIMITGILLMTLCVLVALYNQHLIHYWGGLVLLGIGWNFLFVGGTALLTRSYLPNERFRAQAVNDFTVYSFQAAASLSAGAVIYLVGWKTLNLISLPLLMLMLIIVFRANPSQPITEK
- a CDS encoding peroxiredoxin, coding for MSVLVTKEAPDFTAQAVMGNNAIEELSLSSYRGKYVVLFFYPLDFTFVCPSEILAFNREVEAFKSRNAELIGVSVDSQYTHFAWKNTAVEQGGIGSISFPLVADLDKSISDAYGVLLPGGVALRGLFLIDKEGVVRHQLVNDLPLGRSVDEVIRLLDALQFTEKYGDVCPANWKPGEEGMKPTAAGVAEYLAKHK
- a CDS encoding sigma 54-interacting transcriptional regulator, which codes for MIREIRERIGSLHDVYLETLIGARRNSELVLDNLQEGIIAHDNDRRIFFFNKAAERITGYSRHEVLGRDCHQVFPGSFCGGNCSFCNADRPPVLPATPYHLQFTSGSGELRHLEMSVTPVTDRLGAVQGVVASFRDRSREMAMASRLGEIERFSGIIGRDSRMQEVYQTIRELADSTVPVLINGESGTGKELVAAAIHNEGSRGRKLFVPINCGALPENLLESELFGHVRGAFTGAIRDKKGRFELADGGTIFLDEIGDISLAMQVKLLRVLQDGTFHRVGGEELVKVDVRVVSATHKELRKEIAEGRFREDLFYRLCVVPVSLPPLRERRADIPLLASHFIEQGNREEGREHFSLAPETLDLMLGYDWPGNVRELQNVIRFLMVRCRDTVARPHHLPENVRNIVAGTLPAIRLTEKRRTRLSVDRVRTALQETGNNRLQAAKILGVGRATLYRFLDAHPEVVR
- a CDS encoding rubredoxin codes for the protein MDKYECPCGYIYDPAEGDIENGIEPGTAFADLPDDWVCPTCGAAKEDFWKYE
- a CDS encoding desulfoferrodoxin, which gives rise to MAEKMGVYKCSLCGNIVEVLHAGAGELVCCGKPMALLKENTTDAAKEKHVPVVEKVDGGYTVKVGSVAHPMTDEHYIEWIELIVGSAVYRQDLKPGDKPEASFKVGAGSAKARAYCNLHGLWSN
- a CDS encoding ferritin, producing MISKKMEKALNGQINAELYSSYMYYSMSAWFANKGLPGFANWMKQQVQEEMFHGSKLFDFVNERGGRVILEAIDKPPTDWKSVQEVFAETLKHEQKVTGLINKLVDLAHEERDHATSIYLQWFVSEQVEEEAGVGAVLDKLKLIGKDSNTLFVLDQEMGQRIFTLPVPAK